Genomic DNA from Pigmentiphaga litoralis:
CTTGCTGTCGGAGGCAGTCAAAGAGGTCCTGGAAGTCGGATGGCGCGACATGCTGACCCACTATCGCGTCGTGCGGCTGAAGGTGGAAGCCCTTGGGCCCGTCACGGTTGCGATCGATGCGCATGGCAACAGCTGCTATGCCGACGTCATGGACTCGGTGTCGAACCGGCTTCCAGACATCCTGGAAAGCCTGGCGCAAGAACGGCGGCAAGCCGCCGATCGCGAGGCTGCCCGGCTAGCCTCCCTATCGGTTGATCCTGGAAAATGACACGCTTCAATTAGGCAGTCTTTCAGCTTTGTCGCTGCCATCATAGGCGGCAGCGACAAGACTTCTTACAGTACAGGCGTTCGTGATCACGTCGCTGTCGATCAATTCATCCAACCAAAGACAGCGCGTAGTTCCGCCACAAGCGGTTTGCCTCACGACACCTGAACGCACGTCGTTCGAAACCCGCACGGCAGCTTTGCCGCGCCACACCCATCGTTGTAGACGGAGACACCATGACCCATCGCGTTACTGCGACGCTTTCGCTCGCCTGCGCCACCCTTGCCAGCAGCGCTTTCACCAGCGCATATGCCCAATCCAACGTCACCGTATACGGGCTCGTGGATTCCGGCTTCATCTACCAGTCGGATCCCATCACCGGCAGTGGCAGCAAGAAAAGCATTACCGGTGGCGGGCAGGCGGGCTCCCGGTTGGGCTTGCGCGGGGCCGAAGACCTGGGCGGCGGCAACAAGGCGTTCTTTACCTTGGAAATGGGGATCAATGCCGATGATGGCACGTCGACGCTGGGTGCACTGTTCGGCCGCCAGGCATTCGTGGGGCTTGAAAGCGCGCGGCTGGGCTCGCTCAGCCTGGGTCGTCAGTACACCCCGTTCTACATCACCACGGTGCTGACGGGCGACCCCTTCGGTGCGGGCACGGTTGGCGCTGGGCTCAACCTGCAGAACGGGTTTTCCCGGCTGAATAACAGCGCGGTGTACAAGACGCCGACGTTTGCCGGCCTGACGGGTTCCATCATGTACGCCGCCGGAGAATCGACGTTGAGCACGTCGGCAGGCCGGTCTTACGTGGCGGCCTTGCTTTACCAGAATGGTCCTTTGAAGGCCTCGCTGGCGCACTACGACACGAACAATGCCACCGGCACGACGTCCAGTTACGGCACCATGCTGACCGGCAGCTACGACCTGGGGCCCGTCATCATGTTTGGTGGGATGCAGCGCCTGCGCTCGGATCTGAATGGCGTGCCGGGCGCCACGAAGCAGGACACCGACATGAACGTGTACAGCGTGGGCGCCAAGCTGCCCTTTGGCAATCACATGGTCTACGGCGCCGTGAACTATGCGGATGACCAGCGCAAGATTGCCAACGCCGACGCCAAGGCCACGCACTACGCCCTGGGCTACACCTACCAGATATCGAAGCGCACCAACCTGTACACGACAGTTGCGAAGATCAACAACCGCAACGGCGCCCAGTTCCAGATGATCAGCGCGACTACGCCGGCTTATGGCCAGTTCGGCTTCGATCTGGGCATACGCCACCTGTTCTGACACCTCAGCGTTGTACCGGCGCCGCAATCCTGCACGACGCTGGTGCAATTCATGCACCGGATGCGGGATCTCAAAACCCAGAATTGGGATCATGCCTTTCACCCCTTTGTTTATGTGTAAAGTTTTTCCCCTCCAGGAATGACAGACATAAACAAGGGACGAAATTCATGAGATCGAAGGTTGTTGCCGGCGCACTCGTTGCCGTGCTTTCCACTGTGTACCTGAGCGTCGCAGGCGCCTGGACCTTGCCTGCCGACAAGGGCACGCTGCCCGAGGCCGAGGTGAACGAGATCTTGCAGGGCAAGGACTTTCCTGAGTCGACCTCTTTCAAAAAGACGGTCGACTATGTCGACTTCACCGCCAATGGCATGCAGTTCACGCAGGTCGTCATGCGCCTGGAGCCGGCCAAGCCCCTGATGCACAAGGGCCGCAAAGTGGTCCTGATCGCGACAGAAGAAGGCAGCTCGAGCGCCAACGGATTCATCGAGACCGACGAAGGTAAGGAAGGCATCGGCGTGTACCTGGCCAAGCGCGGCGTGACCTTCGTCGCGCTGACACGCGTGGGCCGATGGAATTTCTTTGCGCCCGACAAGAGCGGCTCGTGGGAAACCATTCCGCTGGACGATCGCATGCCGATTTTCTCGCAGCATCAGAAAGCGTACTGGGCCAAATCCGACTATACGGTCAAGCCGGCAGGCACTACGGCAAGTTCAAGCGGTAGCGAATACGTGCGCTTTCCCAACGAAGGCACGCAGCTATTCAACGAGATGGTCGCCGCGACGCCAGTCGCCATGGTCGATGGCCTGGAAGCTGGCCTGCGTCATGCGCTGCCCATGGCGGAACGCAAGAAGTCCCTGGTGCTGTATTGGGGCTTCTCGACCGGTGGCGCGTTGATGTGGCCACTTGCCGAACGGGTGCGGCCGGACGGCTACCTGAATTGGGGCTCCTCGCCTCCGGGTGTCGCGTACTACTACGGGTCAGTCGAAGGCGGGCGCTGGGACTGGCCTTACGAGAAGTCTGCGCTGCGTGTACGCGGCCGAGGCCGCGCGGATTTCGAGTTCTACAACAAGCGCGCGGATCCTGACCAGAAGGAAGCGCGGTGGGCACGCAACCTGAAAGAGCCTCGCTTCAAGGGCGTGGAAGATCCCATCATGTTCTACAACGTCGGGGCGCTGTCCGAACTGGCGATGCGTCTGTACAAGGCCAGCTTCGTGCCGGCGGAAACCAAGGCGCTCGGCTTCAACAAGATGCTCAATGACATCCTGGCAACGAGCATGCCGGGGCCGGCCTTGAAAGGCCTGCCGGTGTGGGACATGAACGGCACGCTGGACGAGGTATATCCCGTCAAGTCGATGGAAGCCGCCCGAACCATGATGGCGCCGTACATCGGCAAGCACGTGTTGACCCGGATCGAAGGGTTCAACCACAGCATTGTCGATCGCCAGGTGCGCGTGATTGGCCCGGTGTGGCTGCGAGCCATTCAGCAGGGGTACTTCGACAAGTAATACGGTCGCCATACCGTCACGCCGCCTGCGGTAGGATACGTGCGCACCTATCAAGGACCCGGTATGGCAGCACTCCAGAACATCAACCTTACGTCGCTGCTCGACACGCTGATCAGCCTGGCCACCGCGTTCCTGCTCGGTGGCCTGATCGGCTTCGAGCGCCAGTACCGCCAACGCACCGCGGGGCTGCGCACCAACGTATTGGTCGCGGTCGGCGCCGCGCTGTTCGTTGACACCGCCAACCGGTTGCAGGGGTCGGGCGGCGCGGTGCAGGTCATGAGCTACGTGGTGTCGGGCATCGGCTTTCTGGGCGCCGGCGTGATCATGCGCGAAGAAGGCAATGTGCGCGGGCTGAATACCGCAGCCACCTTGTGGGGCTCGGCCGCCATCGGCGCGGCGGCGGGGGCGGACCTGATCGTGGAAGCTGTGCTGGGCACACTCTTCGTGCTGTCGGCCAACACCTTGCTGCGCCCCATCGTCAACGCCATCGACCGCAAACCCATGGACGTAGATTCGGCCGAAGTCACGAATACGGTCCATGTGATTGCGGACAGCAACCATCAGAAGCAGGTGATGGCCCGGCTGGAAGAAGCGCTGGAACGCGCAAGCCTTCCCGCCCGCAATGTGAACCTGCGCGCCTTCGGCCACGACGAGGTGGAGATCGAAGCGACCCTGGCGGCCACGTCGATCGATGGCGATCAGCTCGATTCCCTGGTGAAGCAACTGGCGGCCATGCCCGCGGTGCGGCAGGCGTTCTGGAGTCCGAGCACGACGGATTGACGACCGCCGGCAGACGCGGCGTGTTGTGCGTCTTGTTATCCTGCGGATGGAACGGCATGTGTCGCGGCCGTCACCCTTGCACAGCCCAGTGGATTCCTGAATGCGCCGAGAGAACGTGAACGACTACCTGGCTTTCATTGCGGTCGCCAGGAACAAGAGCTTCACCAAAGCCGCCGCGCAGTTGGGCGTCTCCCAATCCGCGCTGAGCTACACCGTTCGCACACTGGAAGCCCGGCTCGGATTGCGGCTCCTGACTCGCACGACGCGAAGCGTGTCGGTAACCGATGCGGGCGAGCGCCTGCTGGACCGCATCGCCCCGCACTTTGACGCGATCGAAAGCGAGGTCGTGGCACTGAGCGGCATGCGCGACAAACCGGCGGGCACGGTCCGGATCACGACCGTCGAACATGCGGCCGAAACGATTCTGTGGCCCAAGCTGGTCCCCCTGCTTCGCGACTATCCTGACATCAACGTCGAGATCATCAGCGAATACACGCTGCGAGACATCGTTGCCGATCGCTACGATGCGGGCGTGCGGCTCGGCGAACAGGTCGACAAGGACATGATCGCGGTTCCGATCGCGCCTGCCTTTCGGTTTGCCGTTGTCGGGGCGCCCGCCTATTTCCGAACGCACAAGCCGCCCGCCACGCCCAACGATCTGACCGCGCATAGCTGCCTGCGCCTCCACTTGCCTACCCATGGAGGTTTCTACACCTGGGAATTTGCCAAGCTGAAGCGTGAAGTCAAAGTGCGGATCGATGGGCGAGCGGCTTTCAGTTCCTTGAGCCAGATGTTGCAGGCCGCCCAGGACGGGATGGGGCTGGCGTACCTTCCCAAGGACATGGTGGACGCCTCGTTGCAGGACGGGAGCTTGATCCAGGTGCTTGCGGACTGGTGCCCGCCGCGGCCCGCCTATCACCTCTATTACCCAAGCCGGCGTCAGCAGTCGCCTGCCTTTGCACTGGTGCTGGAAGCACTTCGCTACCGTCGCTGACCGAATCAGCCCGGCGCCATTCATCAAACTTCCTTCTAAGCCCATACGAAATCAGCTGTCTAGTCACTGAATGCCTGCGGGCCTATCGTGACTGACGGTTCATTCACGCATGTCCAGAAGGAAGCATTCCATGACCTCGCCATCCCCTCTTCTTGCGCCTTTTTCGCTGGCCGAAGGATTCACCCTGCGCAACCGCGTGGTCATGGCGCCAATGACCACCTGGGCCGGCAACGATGACGGCACGGTCTCTGCCGGCGAAGAGGCCTACTACCGGCTGCGCGTGAAAGACGTCGGCCTGGTCATTACCGGCTGCACCCATGTCCAGGAAAATGGCAAGGGGTTCACCGGTGAATTTGCCGCCTGGGACGACAGCTTCATTCCCAGCCTGACGCGCTTGGCCGATGCCGCAAAAAGTGGTGGCGCGCCGGCGATCCTCCAGCTGTTCCACGCCGGGGTGAAGACCCAGGCCGAGCTGGTGTCGGACATCGTCGCGGCGAGCGCTGTTCGGGGGGATGCGGGCCCGTACGCCTCTGCCGTCATGCCGCGCGCACTGACCGATGCCGAGGTGGGCGACGTCGTCCATGCATTCGGCGAAGCCACACGCCGTGCCATCCAGGCCGGGTTCGACGGCGTCGAACTGCATGGGGCGCATGGCTTTCTACTTCAGAATTTCTTCTCGCCGCACTTCAATCAGCGCACGGATCAATGGGGCGGGTCGCTGGACAAGCGCATGCGTTTTCCGCTGGCCGTGGTCGACGCGGTGCGCGAAGCGATCGCTACCCACGCCTGTGCGCCGTTCGTGCTCGGCTACCGCATCACGGTCGATGAGCCGCATGCAGACGGCCTGCGGATCGCGGATTCGCTGGCCCTGGTTGATCGATTGATCGACCACGGCATCGACTATCTGCATGTCTCGTTGAATGACGTGCTTGAAGCCCGGCCGGTCGATGCGCCTGATGATCAACGGATCACCGACATCTTGCGGGACTATCTTGCAGGGCGCATTCCCTTGATCGCCGCCGGGCAAGTGCGCACCCCGGAACAGGCCGAGGCTGCCCTGGCTGCCGGGGTGTCGCTGGTCGCGGTGGGACAGGGCCTGGTCATGAATCCGGACTGGGTCCGGATTGCGCAAGGCAAGGCGCCGCACGCCGTCGCCCTCGACATCGCGGCGTCCGACCGCTCACGTCTTGCGATTCCAACCAGGCTGTGGGACGTCATCGCTGCCACCACGGGGTGGTTCAACGTCCGGCACTCCGGCTGACCCGGTCATCTTCAGGAAACGACATGTCTACCCCCCGTTCCATCACGCTCGACATCAATGGCAAGCGCATTCCGCTCGTCCTCGACCCCCGCACCACTCTGCTCGACGCCTTGCGTGAACATGCCGATCTGCCTGGCACCAAGAAAGGCTGCGACCACGGTCAATGCGGCGCTTGCACCGTGCACGTCGCCGGAGAACGGATGCTCAGCTGCCTGACGCTGGCGATGCAAGTCGAAGGCCAGCCCGTCATGACCATCGAAGGATTGAAGACCGGCGATGGCGTGCTGCACGCCGTTCAACGCGCCTTTATTGACCACGACGCGTTTCAGTGCGGCTATTGCACGCCAGGCCAGATCATGTCGGCCGTGGCCTGCATCCGGGAAGGCCACGCACGCACCGATGCCGAGATTCGTGAATACATGAGCGGCAACCTGTGCCGCTGCGGCGCCTATCCGCACATCGTCGCGGCTGTGCGCGAAGCCGCCAGGCGGCTTGCACAAGGAGTTTCGCGATGAGAGCGTTCGACTACCTTCGCCCGCAAGACCTGGCCACGGCAGTGGCCGAAGGGCGCCAGGCCGGCACCTGTTTTCTGGCAGGCGGTACGACCCTCGTCGACCTCATGAAGCTGAACGTGGAACGCCCTGCCCGGCTGATCGACATCACCCGCGTGCCCGGGCTGGACGCGATTACCGTGTCGGCGAATCGCATTCGTATCGGCGCCCTGGCCAGAATGAGCAAGGTGGCCGACCACGCGGACATCCAGGCGGCTGCACCGGTGTTGTCCGAAAGCCTGTGGCGCGCCGCGTCGGCACAACTGCGCAACATGGCGTCAATCGGCGGCAATCTGATGCAGCGCACCCGGTGCACCTACTTTCGAGACCCGGGCGCTTACGCCAACTGCAACAAGCGCACCCCCGGTTCGGGATGCGCGGCCCTGGAAGGGTTCCATCGCAACCATGCGGTGCTTGGAACCAGTGACGCTTGCACTGCCGCCTATCCCGGCGACTTCGCCGTGGCGCTTGTCGCCTTCGATGCCAAGGTCATCATCAGGGGCGACGTTGAACGCGTCATTCCGGTGGACGAATTCTTTTTGCTCCCCGGCCAGACGCCGCATCTGGAGCATCCCCTGGCTGCCGGCGAAATGATCGTGGCCATCGAGCTTCCGCGGTCAGGGGCGTTGATGCGCTCGCACTACCTCAAGGTGCGGGATCGCGCGTCGTACGAATTCGCTGCGGCAAGCGCGGCAGTGGGCATCGAACTGGAAGCGGATGGCAAGACCCTGCGAGACGTCCGCATCGCCGTGGGCGGCGTCGCGACCAAACCCTGGCGACTGCGCGCGGTCGAGGCCGCCCTGATCGGCAAGACACTGGACGAAACCACGCTGCGGACGGCCGCGGCGCAAGCCATGCACGGCGCCGCGCCGGGCCGGCACAACGCTTTCAAAGTTCAGCTGGCCCCCAAGGTGGTGGCCCGCGCCTTGATGACAGCAGGAGACATCGCATGACCGACCATCCCGATTTCGACGCGGACCGCCGCACGATGCTGAAGCTTGGCGCTGGCGCGACGGTCGCAGGCAGCGCAGGGATCAGCCTGGCGGGCCTGGGGTTGACTGCGCACCCTGCGATGGCAACAGACGCCGCCGCACCGCCATCCCCTGCGTTGGGGGCTCGCCTGCCACGTGCCGAAGGCCCGTTGAAGGTCACCGGACAGGCACGCTACGCCATCGAACAGAAGCTTGCCAACCTGGCCTATGGGGTCACCGTCCAATCGACACGCCCCGCGGGACGCATCCTTGCCATTGATACGTCAGCCGCCAAAGCGCTGCCCGGTGTCATCGACGTCTACACCCTGCACCACCCGCTCAAGCTCAACACACCCACCGTTTACGCCAAGGGCGGCGGCGCCACCGAAGCGTTCACGCCGCTTCAGGACGACATCGTCCGGTTCAACGGCATGCATCTGGCGCTGGTGGTGGCAGAGACCTTCGAACAGGCAACGGAAGCCGCCAGCCTGCTCAAGGTCACGTACCAGGACGACAAGGCCATTCTGGACATGGATGACCCGGCGGCGTCGCCGATGGCCATCGACGCCATGGCGGCGAACTGGGGCGATGCCGCGGCCGCGCTGGCCGGCGCAGAGGTGAAGGTCCAGGCCACCTACTCCACCGCACGCGAGTACAACGTGCCGCTGGAGCCCCACGCAACGATCGCATCGTGGAGCGACGGCGGAATCACGGTGTGGGAACCCAGCCAGTGGGTTGGCGGTGCACGCAGCGTCATTGCCGAATGGCTAGGCATCGACATCGACAAGGTGCGCGTCATCTCGCCCTATGTTGGCGGGGGATTCGGATCAAAGATCGGCGCGCATCCGCATGTCGGACTGGCGTGCGCCGCGTCGCGACAGCTGGGCCGCCCCGTCAAGGTAGCACTCACGAGGCCACAGACCTTCACCGGGCTGGGCGGCCGCCCCGCCACCCGGCAGAACCTGGCGATCGGCGCCACCAGGGAAGGCAAGATCGTTTCCATCGTCCACGAAAGCTGGAACGAAACCGCCATCGACGACATGCATGTCGAAGCCTGCAACAACGTGACGAAGATCATGTACGCCACTCCTAATCTGGCGTCGCGTCTCAACGTGGTGCCTGTGCATGCCGTCCAGCCGGGATGGAAACGCGGGCCGGGCGAAAACCCCAGCGCCTATGCTCTCGAAAGCGCCATGGACGAACTGGCCTACGCGCTGGACATGGACCCGATTGCCCTGCGCCTGGCCAACTGGGCCGACATCGACCCCAGCAGCAAACTGCCATGGACCACACGGCAATTGCGCGAAGCCTATGCGGCGGGCGCCGATGCCATCGGCTGGGGCAAGCGCAATCCGCGCCCGCGATCGATGCGCGAGGGCCGGGAACTGATCGGCTACGGCATGGCGGCCGGCGCCTATCCGATGATCCGCACCGCAAGCGAAGCCAGGTTGGTCTTTCATGCCACGGGCCAGATCGAGGTTCTCAGTGCGGGCACCGACATCGGCACGGGCACCTACACGATCCTTGCGCAGACCGCGGCCGAAGCCCTGGGCGTGCCTGTGGAAACCGTGACGGTTCGGCTTGGGGACACCGTGCTGCCCCGGTCCGCGCTCGCCGGCGGATCGCAACAGGCCAACAATCTGACGGGCGCCGTGATGCAGGCGGCAGCCAATGCGCGCGCCGCCTTCCTGACCCTGGCGGCAACACACCCCAAGTCGCCGCTGGCCGGTTCGCGAACCGCCGACCTGTCCTTCGACCGGGGCGCCCTCCGCACGACCCGCCGTCCGCGCGGCCGCATCACCCTCGCGCAGTTGCTGACGGCAGTCGGCCAGCGCACGCTCGAAGTCGAAGGCAACACCTTCGGTCCTGGGGCAACCGAAGCCATAAAGAACGCCGCCGACCGCAGCTTCGCGCAATTGAAGGCATCGCTGGAAGGCGGCGTCTCGGCCCACAGCTGGTGCGCCCAGTTCGTGGAGGTACGCGTGGACGAAGACTTCGGCACGATCCGGGTCAAACGTATGGTGGCCGCCTTCGACAGCGGCAGGATCTTCAACCCGAAACTTGCCGAGAGCCAATGGATCGGTGGCATGGTGATGGGACTGGGACAGACCCTGCTGGAAGAAGGCCACATCGACCCACGCGACGGCCGCACCGTAAACGCCAATTTCGCCGACTACGCCTTGCCTGTGAACGCCGATGTCCCGGACATCCGGGTGATGTCGGTCGGCATTCCGGACCTGCAGGCGAGTGCGTTGGGTGGCAAAGGCGTGGGGGAGATCGGCGTTGTGGGGGTGGCGCCGGCCATCGGCAATGCGGTGTTCCATGCAACGGGCAAACGCATTCGGAGTCTGCCCATCACAATGGACAAGCTAACCTGAAGATGACGGGGCACTGACCGGACGGCACGATAGTTGCTATACGCAACCAGGCAGTCCCCCGCCACCCAAGGGTCCCATGCAGCTCCCCGTAGACTTTTCCCCCGACCCTTACATCCTCGTGCTGACGGGTACCGGGCTGTTGATTGCCCTGGTCGCCTGGTTGCCCCTGGCATTGCGGCGGCTGCCGCTGTCATTGCCTATTGTCTGCATTGCCTTGGGAGCCGGCATATTTCTGCTCCCGCAGGTAACTCTGAATCCCCTGCCGATCCGCTACCCCGAGATCACCGAGCGGTTT
This window encodes:
- a CDS encoding porin is translated as MTHRVTATLSLACATLASSAFTSAYAQSNVTVYGLVDSGFIYQSDPITGSGSKKSITGGGQAGSRLGLRGAEDLGGGNKAFFTLEMGINADDGTSTLGALFGRQAFVGLESARLGSLSLGRQYTPFYITTVLTGDPFGAGTVGAGLNLQNGFSRLNNSAVYKTPTFAGLTGSIMYAAGESTLSTSAGRSYVAALLYQNGPLKASLAHYDTNNATGTTSSYGTMLTGSYDLGPVIMFGGMQRLRSDLNGVPGATKQDTDMNVYSVGAKLPFGNHMVYGAVNYADDQRKIANADAKATHYALGYTYQISKRTNLYTTVAKINNRNGAQFQMISATTPAYGQFGFDLGIRHLF
- a CDS encoding MgtC/SapB family protein, with translation MAALQNINLTSLLDTLISLATAFLLGGLIGFERQYRQRTAGLRTNVLVAVGAALFVDTANRLQGSGGAVQVMSYVVSGIGFLGAGVIMREEGNVRGLNTAATLWGSAAIGAAAGADLIVEAVLGTLFVLSANTLLRPIVNAIDRKPMDVDSAEVTNTVHVIADSNHQKQVMARLEEALERASLPARNVNLRAFGHDEVEIEATLAATSIDGDQLDSLVKQLAAMPAVRQAFWSPSTTD
- a CDS encoding LysR family transcriptional regulator; the protein is MRRENVNDYLAFIAVARNKSFTKAAAQLGVSQSALSYTVRTLEARLGLRLLTRTTRSVSVTDAGERLLDRIAPHFDAIESEVVALSGMRDKPAGTVRITTVEHAAETILWPKLVPLLRDYPDINVEIISEYTLRDIVADRYDAGVRLGEQVDKDMIAVPIAPAFRFAVVGAPAYFRTHKPPATPNDLTAHSCLRLHLPTHGGFYTWEFAKLKREVKVRIDGRAAFSSLSQMLQAAQDGMGLAYLPKDMVDASLQDGSLIQVLADWCPPRPAYHLYYPSRRQQSPAFALVLEALRYRR
- a CDS encoding NADH-dependent flavin oxidoreductase, whose product is MTSPSPLLAPFSLAEGFTLRNRVVMAPMTTWAGNDDGTVSAGEEAYYRLRVKDVGLVITGCTHVQENGKGFTGEFAAWDDSFIPSLTRLADAAKSGGAPAILQLFHAGVKTQAELVSDIVAASAVRGDAGPYASAVMPRALTDAEVGDVVHAFGEATRRAIQAGFDGVELHGAHGFLLQNFFSPHFNQRTDQWGGSLDKRMRFPLAVVDAVREAIATHACAPFVLGYRITVDEPHADGLRIADSLALVDRLIDHGIDYLHVSLNDVLEARPVDAPDDQRITDILRDYLAGRIPLIAAGQVRTPEQAEAALAAGVSLVAVGQGLVMNPDWVRIAQGKAPHAVALDIAASDRSRLAIPTRLWDVIAATTGWFNVRHSG
- a CDS encoding (2Fe-2S)-binding protein, yielding MSTPRSITLDINGKRIPLVLDPRTTLLDALREHADLPGTKKGCDHGQCGACTVHVAGERMLSCLTLAMQVEGQPVMTIEGLKTGDGVLHAVQRAFIDHDAFQCGYCTPGQIMSAVACIREGHARTDAEIREYMSGNLCRCGAYPHIVAAVREAARRLAQGVSR
- a CDS encoding FAD binding domain-containing protein; this encodes MRAFDYLRPQDLATAVAEGRQAGTCFLAGGTTLVDLMKLNVERPARLIDITRVPGLDAITVSANRIRIGALARMSKVADHADIQAAAPVLSESLWRAASAQLRNMASIGGNLMQRTRCTYFRDPGAYANCNKRTPGSGCAALEGFHRNHAVLGTSDACTAAYPGDFAVALVAFDAKVIIRGDVERVIPVDEFFLLPGQTPHLEHPLAAGEMIVAIELPRSGALMRSHYLKVRDRASYEFAAASAAVGIELEADGKTLRDVRIAVGGVATKPWRLRAVEAALIGKTLDETTLRTAAAQAMHGAAPGRHNAFKVQLAPKVVARALMTAGDIA
- a CDS encoding xanthine dehydrogenase family protein molybdopterin-binding subunit — its product is MTDHPDFDADRRTMLKLGAGATVAGSAGISLAGLGLTAHPAMATDAAAPPSPALGARLPRAEGPLKVTGQARYAIEQKLANLAYGVTVQSTRPAGRILAIDTSAAKALPGVIDVYTLHHPLKLNTPTVYAKGGGATEAFTPLQDDIVRFNGMHLALVVAETFEQATEAASLLKVTYQDDKAILDMDDPAASPMAIDAMAANWGDAAAALAGAEVKVQATYSTAREYNVPLEPHATIASWSDGGITVWEPSQWVGGARSVIAEWLGIDIDKVRVISPYVGGGFGSKIGAHPHVGLACAASRQLGRPVKVALTRPQTFTGLGGRPATRQNLAIGATREGKIVSIVHESWNETAIDDMHVEACNNVTKIMYATPNLASRLNVVPVHAVQPGWKRGPGENPSAYALESAMDELAYALDMDPIALRLANWADIDPSSKLPWTTRQLREAYAAGADAIGWGKRNPRPRSMREGRELIGYGMAAGAYPMIRTASEARLVFHATGQIEVLSAGTDIGTGTYTILAQTAAEALGVPVETVTVRLGDTVLPRSALAGGSQQANNLTGAVMQAAANARAAFLTLAATHPKSPLAGSRTADLSFDRGALRTTRRPRGRITLAQLLTAVGQRTLEVEGNTFGPGATEAIKNAADRSFAQLKASLEGGVSAHSWCAQFVEVRVDEDFGTIRVKRMVAAFDSGRIFNPKLAESQWIGGMVMGLGQTLLEEGHIDPRDGRTVNANFADYALPVNADVPDIRVMSVGIPDLQASALGGKGVGEIGVVGVAPAIGNAVFHATGKRIRSLPITMDKLT